A stretch of DNA from Nonlabens ponticola:
AAAATGCTGTACTTCATCATACTGGAAGCAAAGGTGAAATCATAGGTGAGTTCACCGAAGTTGAAACAGGAACTCGTAAAAAGAAGCGCAAAGAAATCTATAAAGCTATTGATTTAGCTAAAAAAGAAAAAGCTACTCTAGTCGTTGCCAAGTTAGATAGACTTTCGAGAGATGTAGAGTTTACATCGGCTCTCTTTAATGGAGGTATTGATTTTGTTTGTTGTGACAATCCAGAAGCCAATAAACTTACGATTCAATTACTGTCGGTAATTGCAGAACACGAAGCATCGGTCATTTCAACTAGGATTAAAGATGCTCTAAGGGTTAAAAAGGAAAAAATTGCCAGAGGTGACTACACTAATAAGGATGGTTCTCAAATGAAAATGGTAAATGGCAAAGTTCGTTTAGGTAACCCGAACGGCTTTGGTGAGTACCAAAAATTAGGAGTTGAGAAGATTAAAGAGAACGCTAGGAACAATAAGGCTAACATACAAGCCAAAGACATCATTTGTTCTGCTCGTAAAGAGGGCTTAACCTACCAACAAATAGCCGATAAATTAAATAAATTACAATATACAACTAGAACAGGAAAGCAGTTTCACGCCACACAGGTACAAAGATTACATAAAAGGTGTATTTAGATATAACACTTCTATATTTATGAATCTATTTCACCATTCATCACCTGCCTTTACCAAAAGGTATTTGGACATCCGACAAGAGGAGTTGGATGATATTTACATGAGCCTTTAGTACAACTCTATTTGGATGACTGGACATGATAAAACCAAGTCCAGTCATGCATATTAATAATGCAAAGTCTCGCCTATTCGCTACCTACATACCAATTAGACTGTTCTTCGGCTAGAAACAATTCAGCCAGTCTATTTTCGCGTTGTAGGAGTAATAATTCGGCTCGCAATGCTTCATAACGATAATCAGCGTTTTCTTCATATTGAATCCTGATATAGTTTACTAGCAATTCTCTAGTAAAAGGTGTTAAACCTAAATCCATGTACTCTAAATTCTCATTCATAATAGTATTGTTTTAAATTATTATGATGCAAAGAGAACTGTTTAATCTAGGTATAGCTAGGGATTCCCTTGCATTCCCTAGAACTTTGGGAATATTGAGTCTAAACCGTAACTTGCGGAGTATAACAGTGAATTTAGGTTAAGTTACCCTATGGGTTACCCTGTAAAACTGAACCTTTGTAGAGTGCTGTAAACAAGATGTTTAAAGATATTGAGGAAGAACCTTCTTCTCCGCTTAAAGCAAAGCTCGATTTTCAGTAGAAAATCGAGC
This window harbors:
- a CDS encoding recombinase family protein encodes the protein MKQFVAYYRVSTQKQGKSGLGLQAQKNAVLHHTGSKGEIIGEFTEVETGTRKKKRKEIYKAIDLAKKEKATLVVAKLDRLSRDVEFTSALFNGGIDFVCCDNPEANKLTIQLLSVIAEHEASVISTRIKDALRVKKEKIARGDYTNKDGSQMKMVNGKVRLGNPNGFGEYQKLGVEKIKENARNNKANIQAKDIICSARKEGLTYQQIADKLNKLQYTTRTGKQFHATQVQRLHKRCI